The Arachis hypogaea cultivar Tifrunner chromosome 14, arahy.Tifrunner.gnm2.J5K5, whole genome shotgun sequence genome has a segment encoding these proteins:
- the LOC140172863 gene encoding uncharacterized protein, with protein sequence MDPKPKDPDYYVPGLIINGLYDKDIQIPDPSYSVPELMKGATSRLYDKDIQIPDWYHFKSPPSSHTREPTEAEKQFNLKQTHPYHVLAMDHYNKSIDNKEEEYEILSLVSMGKTVCFGYLGFLRHLFWKAVPKNSPSTAEPRIFYARVHEFKEIHILFCGFYSDSIDDSESCEICGLKNYDEFRKKAKELQDKEEEKAMAINNGGYLFCPINFSAMYQSSHGDKQMMNSESDGR encoded by the exons ATGGATCCAAAACCCAA AGACCCTGATTATTATGTGCCTGGACTTATCATCAATGGACTATATGACAAAGATATCCAAATCCCTGACCCTTCTTATTCTGTGCCTGAACTTATGAAGGGCGCCACCAGTAGACTATATGACAAAGATATCCAAATCCCTGACTGGTACCATTTTAAATCTCCTCCTAGTTCACATACTCGTGAGCCAACTGA AGCCGAGAAACAATTTAATTTGAAACAGACGCATCCTTACCATGTATTGGCAATGGATCATTATAACAAAAGCATAGATAATAAG GAGGAGGAGTatgagattttaagtttggtcAGTATGGGCAAAACAGTGTGCTTCGGTTACCTTGGTTTTCTTCGTCACCTCTTTTGGAAGGCCGTGCCTAAAAATTCCCCTTCGACAGCCGAGCCTAGAATTTTCTATGCTCGAGTTCACGAGTTTAAGGAGATTCATATACTATTTTGTGGCTTTTATAGCGATTCTATTGATGACTCAG AGAGCTGTGAGATTTGCGGTCTCAAGAATTATGATGAATTCCGGAAGAAAGCAAAAGAATTGCAGgataaagaagaagagaaagcaaTGGCAATTAATAACGGTGGATATTTGTTCTGTCCAATTAATTTTAGCGCCATGTACCAGTCTTCCCATGGAGACAAACAAAT GATGAACAGTGAATCGGATGGAAGGTGA